From Xyrauchen texanus isolate HMW12.3.18 chromosome 36, RBS_HiC_50CHRs, whole genome shotgun sequence, one genomic window encodes:
- the LOC127630266 gene encoding rho-related GTP-binding protein RhoG-like, whose protein sequence is MQNIKCVVVGDGAVGKTCLLISFTTNAFPKEYVPTVFDNYSAQLTVETKLISLNLWDTAGQEEYDRLRTLSYPQTNVFVICFCVTSHTSYENVKLKWYPEVSEHCPKVPILLVGTKKDLRDDPEVLKKLKEKNLSPITQKQGEVLARQIQAAKYLECSALSQDGVKEVFTAAVKAFLSPGQASKKKCVLL, encoded by the coding sequence ATGCAGAACATTAAGTGTGTCGTGGTCGGAGATGGTGCAGTGGGGAAGACCTGCCTCCTGATTTCCTTCACCACCAACGCCTTTCCTAAAGAATACGTTCCCACAGTTTTTGACAACTACAGTGCACAGTTGACTGTGGAAACTAAACTTATCAGCTTGAACTTGTGGGACACCGCCGGACAGGAGGAGTATGATCGTCTGCGCACTCTCTCCTACCCTCAGACCAACGTCTTCGTCATCTGCTTCTGTGTGACAAGCCACACCTCGTACGAGAACGTCAAGCTAAAGTGGTACCCTGAGGTGTCAGAACATTGCCCTAAAGTTCCCATCCTGCTGGTGGGCACTAAAAAGGATCTTAGAGATGATCCAGAGGTTCTGAAGAAGCTAAAGGAAAAGAATCTCTCCCCTATCACCCAGAAACAAGGTGAGGTGTTGGCCCGACAGATCCAGGCCGCTAAATACCTGGAGTGCTCAGCTCTCAGTCAGGATGGGGTGAAGGAAGTGTTTACAGCAGCAGTTAAAGCTTTTCTCAGCCCGGGTCAAGCATCCAAGAAAAAATGTGTGCTCCTTTAA